A stretch of DNA from Echeneis naucrates chromosome 3, fEcheNa1.1, whole genome shotgun sequence:
CTAATCAGGCTGTTGAGCTCCAGCTGCTACAGAAGTGGACTGGAGGAAACCTGCAGATCTTCACAAAGCTGCTGTCGATCTGGGAGGGACGGACTCATGAAACACATCCAGACATGACCTTCCAGCTGAAAACCTCAGCTCAGCTCTTTGACCTGCACTGCACTGTAGGCCTAACAGACTGGGACATGGACAAGGAGCTGAAGCTGGCAACAACCACTGACCAGTTTTACCACGGTGACCAtcttgttggtttgtttgtttgtttgttttttttttaaacaccggGTGATCCAAAATCTGCATTATACACATTCGATTTTACAGAAGTCCAAAATGTGCTGCTTGACATTGCGTGATGTTTAtatttctctgtctgtatctggtTGCAGATGACAAGCTGAACGATCAGTATGTGGTCCAGAGGCCTCCTGCAAGAGCCTCAAGAAGAAAAGACGAATTCACTTTCTATGATAAAACCTCAGGTGAGCTGAGGGAAGGACTCCCAAGTTTTtcagtgaagtgaaagtgagcTTTTCACTTCATTCTTCTCTCTGTGGTTCAATCTGCTGAAGCTGCATCAGCCTCTTGTCAATTGAAATCCTTTTAGTGCATAATGAACTTCGTGGCTTTGggtttaaaacttttttttttttttgagtgtaaCCAGTCGAACATGGGATGCTGCAAcctgtggttgtgtttttgtctgcagtgaaaatgtgaaGGTGTCAAGGTggtgtgtatatttatgttaGTCCCAGTTTCTGGAATTTAGGTTGGATGGAGGGAACACTAAAGTATCTCAAAATCTGCTTtgcaataagaaaaataaaatgatgacattgcaatataaaaaaatgggAAGAAGAGGCCAATGTAGATCGGTGTAGAAATATAGAAAACTATCTTcttttgtatgtatttaaaagCCTGATAATAGAAGACCTAGGAGGTTGAGAGATTACAAAGCAGCTGAATTTCCAGTCCCAAATcattttttacagataaaagacaaacattGATATCTACTCAGAATGATCATGGAGCCTGCGTGAAATAGTTTTTGCTGTTGGAGTTCACCATAATTTGTGCTGACTGAACCTTGTTGCACGTCAGATGTGTGCCTTGTTCTGTGTGTCAGACACCTTCGTGAAGCCAAACCTGTGGCTGATGGTGAATCCTAACATCGTCTGCCCAATCCAGTACGGAGCAAACCCCGCAGATCTGCAGGGTCTCTGTGAACCTGCTGAAGACATCCAAACAACCCTGCCGACGCCAGCGGAGCTCCACGTTGATGACCCTCTCCAGGAGGGACTTCACCACCTGGAGAACATGGTGACGTATACGTTCAAATACATGGTGTCGACTGTGTAACCAGCCTTGATGTGCTGTctgaaagatttttatttatttatttttataaatctaCAGtggttcatatttatttaaatctaagCTTGGTTAGTTTTGCATGGAAATGTTTATTAAATTGAAGTTTAGTGATATCTCCTAATGACTAATAATTAATCAATATTTGGGTGATGgtctcatttagaggaaaatagaccctAAAGTGGGGAGAAGCCAGAGCTACCCCTCGCTGTAAAATGGCAGCTGACAAACCTCTTGGTTATGAATTGATGGGGTTGATACTTGCCCCACTTTCTTGTCCTTTTGTTGACACTTACAGCCCACTGGTGGGCTGAAAGTGGAAATACAGAGGGTAATTATATGGATGGATGCATGGATTGAgcctgaatgttttctttttacttgaCTGTTAGACCAAGAATAAAGATGTGTCATGTAGCACGGCGAGGAACAGCCGCAAAGGGAGGAAAACCAAAACCAGGGTGAGGCGGGGGGGGTTTGATTTAAAGATCCTATATACGTTTAAGCTAAAGTGAGGCAACTATATGGATTTCTTTGAGCTTTTCTGGAAATGCCCTCCCTCCAGGACAATAAGGCCCTGAAGCCAGGATGCTGGCCTCGTCCGCCAGTGAATTACTGCATCCTCATAGCCTTGGCGCTTAAGAGCAGCCATGTTGGGAGCCTTAAAGTCCAACAAATTTACAACTTCATCAGGTTGGTTTGTTAAACATCTTCAACAGTTTTATGTGATGGTCATTGCTCCAATCCCAAGAGATTATGCACATGTCAGTTGAATAATTTGACAGCATTCAAGAGGGTCTGTACGTCAATTTCAATGGTATAGATGGATTGGATCAAAAAGTTGCACCGTGACCTTTTGAATTTTGGAGGTTTTAACTCATATTTCCCAGAGAGCACTTCCCCTTCTTTCAGACGGCCCCGGATGGCTGGAAAAACACCATCCGACACAACCTGTGCTTCAACACCAGCTTCCGCAAAACCTGCAGCCAGCTGGGCAGGGATGGGAAGAGGAAGTCGTGTTTCTGGCACCTAACTCTAGATGGCCAACGTCGACTAGATGATGAGATCCACACATTGATAGGAGAATCCCTGAGGCGGCTGGAGAGGAGCATGGCCTATCCAGGTGCAGTGAGCTGAAACGTGAATCTGAGGGCGCTGACTCAGTTAAGTGTCGTCTTAGCTAACCGTTAGTGAACAAATTGCTGCAGGATACTGTGATACCTGCTGGGGTTCATAAAAATGCAGATTTGAGCCCACTGGCAACCCACTATTATGTCAGTTTGTGAGCTCCTGTTCTGATTGTCATACACTTCGCAGTGTGCGGCACGTGTGCTGGCCCTATGAGCGACTGAGAACATAAATGTGTTACTGTGGTGgtaaatcaaatgagaagtagaaacattttcacacagatttCTTAACAATCACATCAATTTTCAGCCCCGCAGTCTACCTTCACTTTTACAGTATTATGAGATTCCAAGTGAAGCAGGGTTGTTTGGTTTGTTAGTATATTACAAAGACTTcatatttagatattttaaaaatgaagaccAATTTGGCTCGTCATAGGTGACAggctgaaaatatttaaaaatattaacaacagctttcctttttgtttcagaTAAAATACGGACTTTACTTgcactgtgacagcagctgtaatAATGCTAACAcataataaaagataaaaaaaacattatctgATTGATACACTTTGTAATGTAAATACTTTGAGTTGTTACGGAttatttgatttgcatttgaaCATAAGAAAAAGAGCAGTAAAGTGAAGAAATCTGCTCAATAAACCAACAGCTAATTTACCATCCATTgaagttggttttttttttttttttttttttttttttttctcttctccccCCTCCATCACCTGCCTTGACATCAAGGCTGAAGTGACCATTAGAGGACAGGGTCCAGGTCAGCAACATATGTTTCAGATCTCAATCTGGCTGTACAACTGTATAACTGTTAAACAGCTCGGCGAACATGGACAGCTAATCTGATGTTCAGTGTGACTTTTCATCAGCAGTTGTTGGAACAGCTGACATTAGTGGTTAAAGCAGCAGAGCCACCACGCTGCACAAAACCATGTTCCCTCATCATTTGGGACTACACGCTGTTCATTTAGCTCAGCGTCTCATCTGTCTGCTCTTCAGAAatcaaaaaaaggaagagaccacatcactttgaaatgaaatactcttctctgttttctgtctgaactTCCTCAGTGGTTGCTCtctaaaaagctaaaaatgtgATCTCCCcattatttgaaattatttactttgtcatggaccccccccccccccccctcttatTATGCCTTCTTGTAGAGAACTGGCCTTGGAAAATTCAATCACCTTCCTCAAACTGGACTTTGTCGCTTGCTATATTTGCCTCTTGTGTTGAAATGTCTGCTCAAGCTTACTGAATGTTACCATGAacaagtttttcctctttctagCGGCGCACAGATCACTATGTCACAGAGTTGACTGAGCTGCTGGCTGTAGATGTTTAAGATGAATGCAGTGCAATGTCTGTTTCACAACTATTGACAGCAATGTGCCTCATTACAGGTTTGTACATAAATCTCACCTTCATTTGCCAACAGTCAAATGGTTTCGGGAGATGTATTGATGGGAATGGAGGGTTTAACTAAGTTTGCCTTATAGTCAAATTAACCTTCTTATACATGGAACTCAGTCGTGAGGTATACAGCTTGATGTCACAGGTCCAGTGTCTCTCAGTGAGAACATTGCTGcacaagagacagaaaacagatgcTTATGGCAGGTAACAAGGCATTATTGGTTTCCCTTTTCTTTATCTGGGTAATATCTATCACTAAATGATACTAAAAGTATTTATCCATCACAATGCTTTCTATACGACAGAATTTTGGTGTTGATGATGGAGAGCAGCCACTCACGATGcttcctcctcttgctcctcATCTGCAGTGTAGCTTTTGGGCTTGCATCAGTGGTGTACAGACATTACTTTTTCTACCATATCTTATCAACCTGGATGGAGGCGCAAAGTCATTGCCGCAGGTGGGCttttcttttgatgaaaatgacCTGCTAATATAAGTTATGAATGGGTTTTAGTGAGCTTGCACAGACTTAAAGAGGCAGGACAGATGAGCATCACTCATTATGACAAAATGCAAAGTCCTCTGAATTCTGCCCTATGCAGGAGTATGGGAACTGCTACACTGGGTAAGTTTGAGCAAAATGCTGcgttttgtttgcattgtttgtaATCGAAGTATGAAGAGGCTGATTTTAAGAAAGTTCCTTTTAGATCCAAGTGTTAAGTATTACAATTATAAATTTACCCCCACCCCTCAACCCCAGTTTTCAAAAGCAAGTAATGTTTACCAGGATTGCCATTCTAGTTTAATGTGAACATCTGCAGGCCAGAGCTtagcaaaatgtcaaaaaaaaaaaaaaaagaaaccaaacccCTCCTAAAATGAGTGTTGTATTCTGATAGATCAGTGTGCAAATATGAATTAAGATCTGGTTTGTCCAAACAGATTGGGTGACAACACAGACTTGGCCACCATATATGTGGACTCGGATAAAGACTACATCACAGTACACGGCCCTTATGCATGGATTGGCCTGcatttgaaagaggaaaaagaccCGAGGCCATGGCTTGGGTCTGAAAACTCTTTCCCAGTGTTTGGCTGTGAAAACAATGAACTTCAAGATGATGAATGTATTTACTCCCTATACGCACACAGAAGGTAACATCTACTCTAAATGgtgccttttttcccctcatgttaAAATTACACTCGAATGTTTTTTCCTGAGCATACATGACATTTTATGCATTTATAGTAATTGAAATGTTCCAGCCATAGttaaaactttaattttttttttatttttattttttatttttatttttttatttttatttttttaaaaaccatacTTTCAGATTCTTTAAGAAAGCATGAGGAAATGTATTCATATCGTTATTCTGAGCTTGCGGTTTTGAAAAGATTGGAGATTTTGGCTGTCAGTGGTTCTAAACTTAGCTCACTTTAAAACTGTAGAATGTGGTGGGGGCCTGCAGGTGAcccccctctctcacacacacacacacacacacacacattataggGCCCAAGTATGAGGTTCTCAGAgcactttttaatttcatgaaaaCAATCTGTCATTCAggaatcaaagaaaacaaatggggGGACTTTAAATTTATTTGGTGAGAGGACATCCCTTGCGGCAGCACAGTTGTTGGGGCTGATTtccctcacaacaagaaggtcacaggtttgattcctggatctggggcctttctgcagagtttgcatgttctccctgtgcctgcgtgggcttcctccctCCTAAGACATGCATGGCCATGCTAACTGCCCGTGCTTGTTCTGTGTGTTGctcctgtgatgaactggtgacctgtgaccatgtgaactgggattggctccagcagcacccGCGACCTTTAAACGGGaaagtagtagaagatgaataaattgcATCCATTGTCAATTCACCATCAAATTTACAAAAGACAGACTGACAATGGAAAGCTGGCTGCCAACAGCTATCcagtctttccattttcattctCCAGGTGTCTTTGCAGCAACTAGACTGAGAAAGAATATAACACGCAAGTTCCTTTTTTACTAacataaagttttaaaaagagcaagggtgtctgtctgtctaatttAGTTGACCAATTTTTCAGGACACTGAGGCCTACAGGCTCCAAACCACTGAGCTTTAAACcttgttaacttttttttttttttttgtgtgtccccCAAGATATGAGCATATTTgatctgtttacattttgtattttaacgCTGCACAAATATTACAGCAAGAGTACAAATACTTTGTATTAAATGTCCTCCCATGTCAAAACGTCCTTCTCTTTAAAGGTATGGTTGCTCCAAGTGTGGTGACTACAACTTCGTCATCTGTCAAGTGCTtgtcaatcaaacacacaaatacaagtTCATTCCTCAGTCAAAGACATGGTTGGAGGCTCAGCAATATTGCATGAGTCATTACCAAGATCCAATTCAAAACTTAGCGGACCAAAGTGGACTAGATCTGCAGGAATTTCCCGTCTGGACTGGACTGTACAGAAATGGTAAGGACTAATGCGTGGAAACATGTTTGTCATGCttttatgattttcttttttctttttttacacgTACAGGCtgaaagtctttttctttttcttttttttaactttctctTTAATACGACACCAAAATTGAGTTGCCATCTGTTGCACCAATAGTTGCTCAAGCTCCAGTTCTGTACCTTTTTTGTAACAAGAAGAAACAGTTGGAGGCAAAGTTGAAAATGTGCCTAAGAGTTCAATAAAACGGCTACAGCCTGCCACATTACAGCCACAGGCAGCCATGATGCAGTCCCCCAGCTATGGTGGGACGGGTGGTCAAGTTTCTGACGAGAGATGGCAGATGGACTTTGTCCTCGTCTCTGTGGCTGAACTTTCAACATCTGACCTGCAGGGACGTCATGGATGTGGAGCACAGGGTTTCGGGAGTTCAAACGCTGGGTACCAGATGAACAAAGTCACAACGGCGACTGTGTCTCTATTTCATCTATCAGCAAAGACATGTCTACCCAGGACTGCTCTGCCCGCTTTCCCTTCGCCTGCTACAGAGACAACTTGGTCCTGGTGAAGGAAAACAAGACCTGGGAGGAGGCGTTGGAACACTGCCGATCTCTCAGCGCCTACATTTCGTATGAGCTGGTCAGTGTGGAGCCTGGGACAGACAACACCTTTCTGAAAAACAGGATCAGATCTGCGGACACAGAGGAGGTGCATTCATATTCAGTAGCATTTAAGTGCTTGAGGGTAAAATGTGTAATAACATTGTTAGAACAAATCAAACGTATTCAGACCCAGCATGTACATCCTATAGGCCTACATGCTGACAGTCAATGCTCGACCGGTTTGCTCCTTTTGTCAGGAACTCCACTACAGTGAAGCCAGTAAACTCCCTGAAATTTTCTGGATTCTtcgaatgaataaataaaacagcttcaTGATTTGAAaatcaataacacaaagttaaacTTTCCTTTGTCTTGtggatgtttgttttcctctctccctccctgcaggTGTGGACAGGCCTTCGTTTCCTGAATGGTCGCTGGCTGTGGGTGAACGGGGCAGAGATGTTGTACACTGATCAGCCTGACTGCCCCGTCTTGGGACAGAGCTGTGGCGTTCTATCAAAGAGCATCACGGTCCGTATGAAGGCCAGAGACTGTACGGAGGCCAGGAACTTCCTGTGTTACACCAAGTTCATCTGACGCCATTACCTGCATCCAGATGGTTGGTAGCTACTTTGATGCTGGAGTCGGGCAGGAAAAGggttttaattcatttatgGGATATGAATCACCATAGGAGGGCTTTAAAGGTTTTAGATAATATGAggtgttttatcttttattataCTGAATATTTAACCTAAACTATGGGATAGTAGCCCTTTAAGAGTTCAGTTAAACTGGCTGGTCAGCGAGTAGCAGCGTTTTCTCTAGCAATACATATCCTGAAAAGAATCTAATCTGGGaatgttttatgatttttagtagatttttactgttttcttttccactgtgaATTCTGGTGTTAGTAAACAATTCTCCTCATTGTATTTACCAAACCTGAACAGCAGAGTGAGAATCCATTCCcgcatataaataaatttgctCATATTTTGTCCATGTTGCGCATGAACACAAAGTGcattcagctcttttttttatttttttttttctcgtatAATTTTcaatgcagttttctttttaca
This window harbors:
- the foxr1 gene encoding forkhead box protein R1, encoding MTFQLKTSAQLFDLHCTVGLTDWDMDKELKLATTTDQFYHDDKLNDQYVVQRPPARASRRKDEFTFYDKTSDTFVKPNLWLMVNPNIVCPIQYGANPADLQGLCEPAEDIQTTLPTPAELHVDDPLQEGLHHLENMPTAFLEMPSLQDNKALKPGCWPRPPVNYCILIALALKSSHVGSLKVQQIYNFIREHFPFFQTAPDGWKNTIRHNLCFNTSFRKTCSQLGRDGKRKSCFWHLTLDGQRRLDDEIHTLIGESLRRLERSMAYPGAVS
- the LOC115041449 gene encoding uncharacterized protein LOC115041449, whose protein sequence is MMESSHSRCFLLLLLICSVAFGLASVVYRHYFFYHILSTWMEAQSHCRRLGDNTDLATIYVDSDKDYITVHGPYAWIGLHLKEEKDPRPWLGSENSFPVFGCENNELQDDECIYSLYAHRRYGCSKCGDYNFVICQVLVNQTHKYKFIPQSKTWLEAQQYCMSHYQDPIQNLADQSGLDLQEFPVWTGLYRNGTSWMWSTGFREFKRWVPDEQSHNGDCVSISSISKDMSTQDCSARFPFACYRDNLVLVKENKTWEEALEHCRSLSAYISYELVSVEPGTDNTFLKNRIRSADTEEVWTGLRFLNGRWLWVNGAEMLYTDQPDCPVLGQSCGVLSKSITVRMKARDCTEARNFLCYTKFI